TTAAAATCTGATGTTAAATTTATTAGATTAGAATATGTCAAATAAATACCTTCTTAACTCTGACTATATATAAAGTATCTTTTTCTTATAACATTATATGTGATTTTGATTGTCACTCAATACCCCCATTTCTTCTATTATGAAACACTGAAATTCAGCATAATTTCTGGCCACACactttaattttcacaatttttgttactgtttttgagAAACTTCTATGAAATAAACCTGGTGGCATACACCTATATCTCAGTAGAGTAATGAACGCAAACATCTATACTTCTGATAAATATCCTGACTTTGCATCAACCAACTGTTTCACTTACCAGaaaatttattctcttctatTGTGCAGGTATATAAAAAACATAAGCACAACAGTCACAGCTATTTACCTTAAGATTGAAACCAATTATTCTATACACTGTTAAAAGTtgataaaatcatattttcttttactttcattgaCTAAACAAAACTAGATGAATTAATATACAatggtaaaatacacacagaTAAATCTTACTTCTGCATGATATTCCTGAGCCAGAAGCACCTCTTCTCAGGATGCTTCTAAACTGCCGGCCCCACAGGATAGGaggatatatacatgtatgtatttatatatagttttaagaGCTCCCCCAAAAAAGTCAGTgctattgtaataacattgtatggtgacagatggtatctacacttgtgatgagcacagcaaaatgtatagagatgttgaatcgctatgttgtacacctgaaactaatgtaacactatattaactagacttaaaaaaattaaaaataaaaaaaactgaattgCAAAGACAGTAAATCAGCTAAATAAGTGCTAATAAATCATTGACAAGTTAGATATAAATGACTGAAATTCAGGACATTGTCCTTGTCACAAAAACACTTActtgaaaaatttatttcctttaaaaatggaccaaagaataaaatcttttttttttaaattttttaaaatatttatttatttttgagagacagagtgagacaaagtgagacttgggggaggggcagagagagagggagacacaggtttggaaacaggttccaggctctgagctgtcagcacagagcctgacacggggctcgaacccacacactgggagatcatgacctgagctgaagtcggacgctcaaccgactgagccacccaggcgccccaagaataaaaTCTTAGTATCTGAACAATATTTTCTTGTGCtttaacatgtaaaataaaacctttctagAAAACCTTTATAGAAAACTGTAAAGATCCTCAAGTTCAGGGTCCTGTTTAACTTGTCCATCATTGTATTTCCATGTCAAGAGCTGCAATTGCTAcattgggaggtgggaggtgtgTATGTCACACTCACCCTGTATAGTCTATTGTCCAAACTGACATTTACTGAACTATGATAATGAGTGACCATGAAAAGCTCAAAATCCTCAAATCACTCAGTGAAAAAAATgtaggttatttaaaaaaaaaaaaaggaatctacaGTGTAATCCAATTCAATTAAGATTGATGTACAAATGGAGATTAGAAATGAGGTCTGTCAAAATGACACTGAATTGGGGTGAATTTTATGTTCTTCTTTATACTCTTCCATGTTAAGTTTCCTATATATTGTTATTAatcatataaatacaaaatattaaaatatagtgCTAAGGTAATCAGGAAAAacaatctattttcatttttggaaatgcTGGAATGTCCACATAAATTGGCACTTCTTCCaatctatttatttatgcttttaaattaatttaaaatttgctgATAATCCATTTCAAGAAGAAACTATTGAATAGATTGCTACTGACATTTTTTAACATTCCATATAAATTAAACTGTAAGTAAATTTTAATACTTACCCTAAGTCCACCTTCTGGTGGGGGCCCAGATGTagcaatttgtttttctattttttcctttttctttctcttttcttccacagACCGAACATCCAAAATGCCCCGAGATGCAGCctttagaaaatgtattaaatggtttagaagaacaacaaaaattagCATCCAGTGTCCAAAAGGTatttgtttgttgctttttagGTTTTTCTTTGGAAGAGAGTTTTATTTGTGGTAACAAAGAATTAGACTACTTCTATAGAAGCTTTGCATAAAGcatcatttcttcactgggtatTTTTCCCCTAAACTTAACTTGACATCTGTCAGTGCTTTATAAAGTATGGTCACTTTATCCCAAAGAAGAAGGTTTTATTAAAGGGGCATCTCACATTACAGAAGACATCTGTAATTTTCATGCATTAAATGATATAAATGCATTAATGTATGTTATGGAAatacagaaatcatttaaaaaatgattatatataaatttataggATATCAGACACAATTTTCATTACAGAATACTAGTAATAAGCATCTATTGAGAATAAAGAACACAATTATCTATGTGGgcagaattttattaaaaaaatttttttttactatttattttttgagagacagagcatgagcaggggaggggcagggagagagggagacacagaatccagagcaggctccaagctctcaggtgtcagcacagaatccaatgcagggcttgagctcacaaaccattagatcaagacctgaaccgaactcatatgcttaactgactgagccaccccagcacccctatgtgggcagaattttatttctactcttacctccttctgtcttctctctgcagcCTCTGCAagctttgctcttttctcttcctaaagAAATTGTGGGTAAAAATATgttgtaaaataaaaccaaacatcaTGGataatttatacattataaaccaatatatataaaaccaatttacaaaaatatttagtacTCGTTCAAAACGTCCCACCAAGACTGCCACTATTTGcaatatttatgaaatacttaACTTCCTGAAATTCATTCTCCAAACCGATATACCCTCAAATAAGCACATAAGACACATATACGTAACATGTATTATAAacgcatatatattatatatattcaggttgtgctataaaataatatagttgctttttttttttaaggcttacaAGCTAGTcagtataataataaaacaaatggcATTTAATAAGGCAAGAAAGGAAACATGTGGTTTGAGGTAGGTGGTATTTTCAGGAAACAGTCATGAATGAAGTGGGCTAATCTTATTGTGTAGGACATGAAGCCCTGAAGGAAATTTTAAGAGGTACTGCTCCATGTTGGGACACACTGAACATTACTTTTTATATcatgtattactattattaattataaattataaattcattaaatatataagaCAGTAAGCAGCATTCCCTTGGCAGCTGTGTTAATAATTTCTTTGTTTACCCTACCACaatacatatattcattcattcattggacaaatacttattgagcaacCATCATCCCCCAGGAACTTTTCTAGGTGCTGAGGATGCAGTGGTAAAAAAACCTGACAAATGTTTCCAACCAcatggaacttacattccagTGAAGGCACACAGTTAAATATAATCAAGTCTGTTTAACATGTCTGTTAAATAGTTGTGCtttgagaaaatacaaagaagagtATGGTGATTAAGAATTGGAAGGGTGGGTGGGCGGTATAGTGGGAGATCTATCTTACTTTGGGAGGTCCTGGATAAACCCCAAAGATAAAGTGACATTCCAGTAGTGAGCCATGTGTTTATCTGTGGGGATAGCGGGGAGGGCTTAACAAATGCTGGCATATTGGTATTTTACCAACagccaaataaacaaaattaacaacatTTAAAAGCAACACTAGCAAGAAAGACAAGGTAAATTTTCCCATATCAACTTCCAGATCATTTTTAGTACCTATAATCAAATGGCTGAAGAGTTAATGTACTTCCCCAAACACCTTACTTCCTTCAATGAATTTTTAGGTAGAAGAAGAGAGTAATTTAGGTTTTCTATTATCAACAACCTGTAAGGACTATTAATGTAAAGATACTGTTATAAATAGAAAGCTACAAAAGGTATAAATGACTTGTACCACAAACCACTTAAATACGAATTTCAgctaaacaatgaataatttctagtatatgtcccaaatattgcatgagaTACAcctattcttaaaatatatatttttttgatctacaaattcaaatttaactgggcctTCTGTATTTCTATTTACTAGATGTGGCAAAGTTACAAACTCTACATTCCGTACTACGTAAAATCCTtattgtttaaaaagaagaaattaataaagagataaaatggTAATGGGAAATAGCTGATTATTACAATATCCAACAGAGCACAGGAGCGTAAGAGATTTTATTAAGCACCTTCTTTATACAGTTGGTACAGACACAAGAAAACGCACATCGCCTAGATTAAGAACTTCAGTTGCACCCTGACTTCATCCACCGCATCGCCAAGAATGGCCCACACACCGCACCGTCTGCGTACGCCTGCGTCCTTAAGAACTCCCAATTTCCCCCAAGTCTGCGAAAGGTAAACAGACTCCGGAGCCGCCTTGGGGCAATTTTTTGTAACGGAAGTGGAGAGACCGACAAGGAGGCGGCGGCTGTGGTCCCGCGGCCAGACCCAAGGTCCCTCGGAGCGTGTCCACACGTCTTCGCCAGCAGAGACCCACCGGCGAGCTGTCCGGTCCGCGCCTCCGCGCCCAACGGCCAGCCCGGGAGCCCCCCAGCTCGCGGCCTCAGACGCGCACCTCCGGAGAACAGGTGCGCGCGGCGCGGGTCGGCGGACACGGGAACCCGGGGACGCGGGGACGCGGCCTTACTCACCAGGTCCGGCGAGGGAGGCGCGGACTCCCCCGGACAGGGAAAACACATCCCCATGGGGAGAGCGGCTAGGGGGTCCCTCGCTGGGCCCGCCCAGACCTGACGGTACGAACTGCGCGGACAGATCCGCTTCCCAGGTTCGCGGCGctcgccccgcccccacccctgcccggcgCCTCGGCTCCGCCCCGCCCCTCTGCGGCaacgccccgccccacccctcctccgctacaacgccccccccccgcctgtcACTCCACCACCCCGCCTCTCCCTACCGCCCTCTAGAGGCAATTCCCCACCGCGCTCAGCACAGCTCCTCCTGGCGAGTGCCAGGGTGGCAGGCAAGCAGGCAAGGCCTCCACGCCAGGAAAAGCTTGCTGAGTTTGGGcagctagagggagagagaaaaatagaaaaactaccTTTTCTTTACTCCCTTGTCAATGGACAGATTAAGTTGTTTCCCTACGTTGCTATTGTGAGTactactgcaatgaacatgggattACAGATTCCTCTTCCAGACGATGCTTTGGTTTCTGTAGTCTATAGATCCAAAAGTGGGATTCCTGTATCATATATatggtaattttaattttaatttccaaagaatTTCCATCATGTTTTCCTTGGTTACTCTACCGGTTGACAATCCCAGCAACAGcatacaagggttcccttttctccacatccttgccagcaattATAACTTGTCTTTTGGGAAATAGATATAGTAGCAGGTGTGAGTtcatacctcattgtggttttaatttgcatttccctgataattagtgagtTGGGCACCATTTCATGGAcgtgttggccatttgtatgttgtGGGGAAAGTGTCCTTTTAGGTTCTTTGACCtttttttaattgggtcattTGCGTTTTGCTGTTGAGTTGGACTTAacttatgtattttagatactaactcattatcagatatgtaatttgcaaatatttcccccattccatagcttgccttttcattttgtttctagtttcctttgctgtgcaggcggctttttagtttgatgtagttacacttatttttgcttttgttgcccttgcttttggtgtcaaatctaaaaTATCACCAAGACCAAAGTCAGGGagcttactgcttatgttttttattttaaggagttttttggtttcaggtcttatgttcaagtctttaatccattttgacttcaTATTTGTGTGCAGTGTTAAAAAgtccatttttgttcttttgcatgtagctgtgcagttttccaaacaccatttattaaagactaTCATTGGGGtacctagttggctcagtcagttgaatggccaactcttgatttctgctcgggtcatgatcccaggtttcttggactgagtcccacatggggttctgagctgtgtgtggagcctgcttgggattcattctctctcttgccttgagctcctctcccccgccctgccatgctctctttctctctgaaagaagaaaaaaaaagtttaaagagactatcctttaTATGTTATTGggtcctttgtcaaaaattaactgATAGTATgtatgtgggtttattttggggctttCTATTCTGCTCCCTTGATCTTTACATCTATTTTTATGACaaaccatgctgttttgattgcaatagctttgtaatatagtttgaaatcaggaaatatgaTGACTCTagccttgttctttctcaagattgctttgacaaTTCAGGTTCTTTGTGGTTTCAttcaaatttttaagattttttttctatttctgtgaaaaatgacattggaattttgatagggattgcattggatctgtagattgcttttggtagtatggacatgttaacagtattaattctgaTCTATGAACATGGGATATTCTCCCATTTATGTCTGCGGTAAACACTGCTTTCTCTCCCTATAGGTTAACTATATTTTCTAGAGTTCCAGATAAATAGAATATCATATGTGCTTTAACTTCTTTCCATTCAGATAAAGTTTTTAAAGCTCATCAATGTTATGTGTGTGTAAGTTCCTTCAATAATATTCCAGTGTTGTAGAcatatctttttcatttcatttcatttcatttcatttcatttcatttcattccatttatatccagtttagttaacatacagtgtaatagtttcaagtgtaccatgaagtgattcaacaattctgtacattactcagtgctcatcaagataagtagatataccacattttaacAATCAGTTTTCCTATCCATGGACTTAATGGGCTATGTACATTTTGAGGCTGTCATGAACAAAGCTCTATAAATATTCCTGTGCAATTCCTTGTGTGaacatgtttatttctctttagtgaaCATGTGGGTGGGATAACTGGGTCATATTTCACATGTATGGAAAACTGTTAGAAATTTTACAGTGCTTGTTCCATTTACGTTCATAGCAATGGTATAAGAAAATACCAGTTGTTTCTTATCCTAGCCAAAGTTGGTACagtcagcttttaaaattttaccaatTCAAATGGGTGTGTAGAGTGgtattagtttgcatttctcaCCTTTTCATGTACAACTtggctatttgtgtatctttttagaAATAGTTCAAATCTTTTGTCCGTATTATGGTATGTTTATATTCTGTAATTTAATtgtaaaagttttttgtttttttaattttctggtcaAAGAACATATTCTTTATCACTTCAATCCTATGAAATGCACTAAGAGTTCCTTTATGGCCCAGCAGATGGTCTATTTTAGTGTTCTGTGGTGTACTTGAAAGAATATGTGTTCTGTTTATGTTTGTGGAATATTCTATGAATATCAGTAAGATTATTGGCTGGTAGTGTGATTTAAGTCTTCTGtgtctttgctgattttctattTGTCACATCATTTGCCTAAGCGACGAATGTTTCTATTTCAgttataattgtggatttgtctattctttgAATTCTTCCAGTTTTTGCTTAACATATTTTGATGCTCTGATATTGGGTGCATGTGTTTATGATGATTATGTCTTTGTGTGAAcgttttatcattataaaatgttcatCTATGCACTGATAATATTATTTGTTCTGACAACCAATTTATGTTAATATAGTCATTCGagttttcttaagatttttgttttcattgtatatatttaatttttaaaccttttaatatttatatacatagtgTGTTTCTAATAGTTTGTAGTTGttcttgcattttaaaaactcagtttgACAATCTCTGTCTATTGGAAGAAAATTCTCCATGGGtctttcatgtatctgttttctaagcaaagattttaatataatttgttctagactatcttttcaaggatgtttgtatagTAAGCAAACTTGGAAGATATAGTCTCCTCTAGAGCAGATTTGTTTACTTTCCGATATAATAGAGATGATGTCTCCTTCCAGAACAAAAGTTGGATAGATTTGCTAGTAACTCTTTATATAAGATTGGGGTTACTTTAGCCGTGACACAAACCCACTGTGTGCACAGCATTCACCTGGGCATACCTCTTACCAAGGGAAACCCATGTAAGCATGTTCTTGAGGTAACAAAGTCCTTTGTTTTCTGCCAACATCTTTGAAGGTATGACAGTCTGACCTCTTATCTTATGAAAATAAAGTCTCAACTCCTTCACAGTTCTTGCTACTTTCTTTTAGTTGGAATgcttagaccatttacatttaatgtagcTAATAATCAATTTGGGATTgataatcttgccatttgttttctttattttcaaatctgctcttttttcttttttgcttatttttctatcttctttggaTGGATTTTCAGCATTCCATTTTTATCTTCACTAATGGCTatatgtctttgtgtgtgtgtagtttctCTA
This genomic stretch from Lynx canadensis isolate LIC74 chromosome D1, mLynCan4.pri.v2, whole genome shotgun sequence harbors:
- the LOC115525068 gene encoding small VCP/p97-interacting protein, which gives rise to MGMCFPCPGESAPPSPDLEEKRAKLAEAAERRQKEAASRGILDVRSVEEKRKKKEKIEKQIATSGPPPEGGLRWTVS